The DNA segment GAAGATGGCATCTTCCGCGACAGCCGGTAGGAGTCGTCGTTCCCGCCCCCTCCTGAAGAACTCGGCGACGGCAGCTCGCCCCTCGGCCCCCAGCTCCCTGCTGTAACGGTTCACGTAGAGGTCTATGTGCTGCTGCCTGACCTCGCGGCTCATCTCCTGAGCGTGCTCGGCGACGTACGGTTCCACCTCGTCGGGATGCTCGTAGGCGTAGTCGAGGCTGGCCCGGATCGCGCGGTCGAGCTCAGCGAGCCGGGCGCCGCCGAGGGAGCGGAGCGCAGCGATGCCGCCCAGCGGCAACAGTTTCCCTGTCACGCCTTCCCACCATTCGCCCAGGTCCAGATGCTTGACCAGGCCGTGTTGGTGGTAGGTGAAGCGACTCTCGTGGATGATCAGCCCGGCGTCGACCTCACCCGCTTCGACGGCCGGCATGATCCGGTCGTAGCGCATCTCCCGGTACTCGATGTCGTCGCTCTGGGAGAGGCGCAGGAGCAGATTGGCCGTGGTCAGGCCGCCTGGCACGGCAACCGTGCGGCCGCTCAGGTCGGCGAGAGGTTCGCGGGTCACTATCAGAGGACCCACTCCCCGGCCCAGAGCGCCACCGGAGGGCAGCATGCGGTAGCGGTCGGCGAGATGGCCGAAGGCGTGATAGGAGAGCTTGGTGACCTCGAGCGCTCCGCGCCTGGCGAGCTGGTTCAACTCCTCGACATCGGCCAGGTAGATGTCGACCGGCTCGAAGTCGATCTTGCCGTGGGCGAGCGCGTAGAAGATGAAGCAGTCGTTGGGGCAAGGGCTGTAACCGACCGTGAGGCGTGCGCTTGGCATGGAGTCAGTCTATTAGCTGGCCAGACCTGAGTTACTCCTGTCCGTCGGTCAGTCCAGTGCGCGGTGCTCGACGAGGATGCACCGGTCCTGTATCACCTGGATGCCGGCCTCTTCCAGCTTGCGGGCCGCATCGTCGTTGCGGATGCCAAGCTGGAACCAGACGGCTCTCGGGAGCGGGTCCAGCGAGAGGATGTCGTCGAGGTGCGGCGGGATGTCCTGCGGCCGGCGGAAGACGTTGACGATGTCGACCGGTTCGTCGAGTTCGGCGAGCGAGGCAACGAACTCCTTCTCCCACTCGGTTTCGCCTAAGTGGTTCGGGTTGACGGGCAGTACCTCGAAGCCGTTGCGGGCCAGGTAGTCGGGAACGTAGTACGCGGGGCGGCCCCTACGGTTGCTGGCGCCGAGCACGGCCACGGTTCTGGAGCCTTCCAGCAGGTCGCGTATGGAGGTGCGAGACGAGGTCGTCATGCCTCGAGGGTAGCGCGGTCGAGCCCCGGTTCCACGTCGCCGACGCGTTGATGCCCCCTACCTTATCTGCTAGACTTGAGCGCTGTGCGCCCGACATGGGCGCGTGTTCTTGGAGGTGGAGTCCATAGCGAGAGAGATGAAGATAAATGATCAGATCCGGGCCAGGCAGGTGAGGCTCATCGGGTCCGACGGCCAGCAACAGGGCATCGTCGACACCCGCGAGGCCATCCGCAGAGCCCGCGAAGAGGAACTGGATCTGGTCCTGGTCGGAGAAGCCGCGCAACCGCCGGTCGCGAAACTGATGGACTACGGCAAGTATCGCTACGAGCTGCAGCAGGAGGAGAAGGAGGCTCGCAAGCGGTCGCGTCAGCAGGAGATGAAGGCCATCAAGTTCCGCGTCAAGATCGAAGAGCACGACTACGAGACCAAGGTCAACCACATCCGCCGCTTCCTCAAGGGTGGACACAAAGTACGGGTAGTGATCATGTTCCGTGGGCGCGAACGCACCCACCCCGAGCTGGGCCAGGAGATCCTGGATCGGGTAGCCAAGGATGTTTCCGAGATGGCGGCGGTCGACCAGATGCCCACCATCGCCGGGATGGACATGAACATGACTCTCCGCCCCATCAGGGACTGATCAGGCACTTCGCCTCGAACGTAGTAGACTCTGCTGTTGGCGGGCTCAAGCCCGCGAACAGTCGTGCCGGGAACCTGGCAAGAGGAGTTGTTAGAGATGCCGAAACTGAAGACCCATAAGGGCACCAAAGCCCGTGTCAAAGTCACTGGGCGAGGTAAGGTCACGGCGATGCGCTCCGGGAAGCGACACCTGAACTACAAGAAGTCGGGTAAGCGCATCCGTAAGGGACGCAACGACCTGGTGGTAGCCAAGCCGGACGCAGAGCGCATCAAGGCGCTGCTGCCGTACGAGTAGGGAACCGCCATGCCGAGAGCCAAGACCGGTACCGTCCGGCGCGCCAAGCACAAGAAGATCCTCAAGCGGGCGAAGGGGTTCTGGGGCCTCCGCTCCAAGAGCTTCCGCATCGCTCAGCAGACCCTGCTGAACGCCGCCGACTACTCCTATCGTGACCGGCGCGACAAGAAGACGGTCTTCCGCCGCCTCTGGATCGCGCGCATCAACGCCGCGGCCCGCAAGGAGGGCCTCAGCTACTCGCGCTTCGTCAGCGGCCTGCGCCGTTCCGGAGTGGAGCTCGACCGCAAGGTGCTCGCCGATCTCGCCGTTCGCGAGCCAGAGGCGTTCCGCTCCCTGGTGGAGGTAGCCAAGGGCGCCTGAGGACACAGCCCACCCGGCCCGAGCCCGGTCTCCGGATATCGGCAGGGCCACAGCGAATCGGGACCGAACGATGCGTTCGGTCCCGATGTTCGTTTCCCGCAGGCGCCTCCCGTATCATGGCGTGCCCGATGTAAGCGGGACACCGGCGTCGGCAACGGCGGCTGGCGAAGCGTCGGCACCCCGGCGCAAAGGGTTAGAATGGCGTGCCGATAGTGCTCTGCAACCTCGAGGGGGTCACGTCGGTGGGTGCTTGCGAAATAACATGACGGGCAGGTTCGATCGCCGCGCCGGCAGCTGAAGTCTCTACCACTCTCTGTGGCGCCCAGGAATTGCGACCGGAAAGAGGCAGCAACTTGACGCGTGATACCACCTTCATTCTGCTAGTCGAGGACAATCAGGACGACATCGATCTCACCCTGCGGGCGCTCCGGATGCACAATCTGGCGAACGAGGTGGTGATCGTGCGCGACGGGGCCGAAGCACTCGATTTCCTCTTCTGCCGCGGGTCCTTCGCCGAACGCAACCCAGAGCACATGCCACAGCTGGTACTGCTCGACATCAACCTTCCCAAGCTCTCCGGTCTCGAGGTGCTCAAACAGGTGCGCAACAACGAGCGCACCAAGCTCCTGCCTATCGTCATGCTCACCACCTCGAAGCAGGACCGGGACGTGCTCGACAGCTACCTCAATGGGGCCAATTCGTACGTTCAGAAGCCGGTCTCGTTCACCGAGTTCACCGACGCTGTTAGGCAACTGGGGATCTACTGGCTCATCCTCAACGAGGTGCCATGGCAATCGCAGGCGTAGAGGAGCGAGCGGTGGTCGACGAGGCTCAGGATCTTCGGGTTCTCCTGGTCGAGGACTCGACCGACGACGCGGAACTGAACCAGAGGGAGCTGCAACGCAACGGCTTCGTCGTGGATGCCTGCCGGGTAGAGACGAGGGAAGACACCCTGGAGGCGCTCCGCAGTCGTGAGTGGGATCTGGTGCTGAGCGACCACGCCCTACCAGGTTTCAGTTCGCACGAGGTGCTCGAACTGCTCGAGGAGCTTACCCTCGACACTCCCTGCATCATCGTCTCGGGCGCCATCGGGGAGGAGGCAGCCGTGCAGCTGCTCCAGGGCGGCGCCGTCGACTACGTGAACAAGGACAAGCTCTACCGGCTGGGGCAGGCGGTGAGGCGGGCTCTGCGCGAGGCCGACTCCTCCCGGGCGAGGCGCGAGGCCGAAGCGGCGCTGCGGCGCAGCGAGCAGGCTCTCCGCGAACTCAACGAGTCGCTCGAACAGCGGGTCGAGGAGCGCACGAAGGAGCTGGCAACCCAGACGAACCTGCTCGAGGCGGCCCTGAACACCCTCAAAGACCTCTTCTTCGTAGCCGACACGGATAGGAGGCTCGTTCGCTGGAACCGGGAACTCTGCCTCATGACCGGCCTCGATGACGACGAGGTCGAGAACCGGCGCCTCACCGTGCTCGTGCACCAGGACGATCGAGAGGCGATGGAGCAGTGGTACATGAGGGTGCTGGAGGAGGGGGCGGCCACGGTAGAGGCACAGCTCCTCGTCGAGTCCGGCGCCTACGTCCCTTACGAGTTCACCGGCGCACGCCTGCGGGACGGTGAGGGTCAGCCGATGGGGGTGTGCGGGATCGCCCGCAACATCTCGGCAAGGCGTCAGACCGAGCAGCACCTGAAGCAGGCGATCCGTGAGGTCATCGACGACGCCACCTGGTTCGCGCAGTCGGTGCTGGAGAAGATGACCCAGGTCTCCTCGACCCGGACCTCCCCCTCGATCATGGCCAGCGACCTCACCGAACGGGAACGCGAAGTCATCGAGCTCATCGCGAAGGGGATGAAGAACAACCAGATCGCCAAGGAGCTGGGCCTCTCCTACGCCACCGTCCGCAACTACGTTGCCCGTATCTACGGCAAACTCGACGTCCACTCCAGGGCAGAGGCGGTCATCTGGGCCCGCGAACGCGGGTTCGGGAACGAGTAGGTCTAGAAGCGGAGATCCCTCATCCGTTCGACTCGATCGGCTGAGTGCATTGTGATCAGGTTGTCGGGTTCGCTGAGGAACCAGGCACATGATCCCCAGGCCAACGAAGAGATCGTCTTCCTGAAAGCTTGGTGGTCTCGATCGAGGTAAGCGGTAACGAAAGCTGCCTGCTCCTCCGCGTACCCGGCCGACGTTATCAACGTCAGCAGTTGCTTGCGCCGATCCGTCGTGATTGGGCCGTCGGTTGCAACTACTTCGACGAATATGAAGAGTGGACCTTCACCGGCCTCACCGAGATCGACGAGGATCATGTCTGGAAGCACTCGGTCTACCGCGATCACGATGCCTAGGTCACGCAGCAGCTGGGCGTCGCGGAAAGTTTCCTTCGTCCTGCTTTCACTCACCCACAACACACCCGGATGCGAGAGGAACCTCGGTGCAAACTCCTCTGCCACCGCCCTGGTTATCTCGCTCGACGGACCAGGGGGCAAGCGCCTCGTTTCACCATTCGGGAACCTGACCAGAACTCCCTGGCGAGTCTCGACCGCCGCGTTCTGCAGGAGTCGAAGACGCGCCTGAGCACTGGCTGAGAGCGCCGCTCTCTGCCACTTCGAAATGGCTTCATCCAGATCCTCACCTGCGAGGCCGGGACGGAACAGGTCGGCGAATGGCTCGGACAGCGCATACCGGCCCTTCGAACTCGTAGTCGGCACATCAGTAAGTTCGACCGCTGCTCCTAGCTGAACCAGTCCGTACCTGAGGGTTTCGTCACGAATCGGTTCGCGCGTGTTCTTCGCGCACCAGCCGCCGGACCCGCCTTTGCTCACACTCGAGTTGCGCCATCGCAGCCGTTCATCATCATTCGTTCTCGCTGCCTGTTCATCCGACATGCGCACCACTTGATCCGGTCGGATGTAATAGCCGGCTCCCTCGACGGCTCCCAAGTAGAGCATCACGAAGACGGTACTCGCCGCAATCTCCCGAATCACGTAGTTCCTGTTGTCGATGCCCTCCGGAAAGATCCTTTCCAGTCGCCTACGTATCTCAGCCCGGGGCAGGAGTGGGGGCAAATCCATCACGATAGGCACTCTCCAGAACTTCATCCAGGACGTCCACCGGGGCACCGCTGTCGAGGTACTCCAGGTATCGTTCCAAGACTGGGCGTGGAGGAAGTGGCAGCTCCTCCAGCTCGAACGCGCTGACTGCCACGCTGCCACTCAAACACCGAAAAAGCTCGTCGAGGAGCTGACTGTTCAACAGGGATGCGATGATACGGGGCGGGACGGTTGGTGCGCCGTTCGACCAGATCATGTTCAGGTGATTCTCGACCACTGCCGCACCATGCTGGTCGAGGAACTGTTGCGGTAATTCGGCTGCTATGAGGCGTCGCCGCTGCTCCTTGGCCGTGGTTCTCTGCAGGAGGATACAGGGTGACCGAACGAGAAGCCAGTCGTCCTTCACTGGTCGTACCTCGAAGTACGGGAGGTGATTCCTGCGTCTTGCGCTGAACGTGAAGGTCCCATCTGTCTTCACGGCCTCGGCCCAAACCAAGGGATAGCGGTTCGGTCCCGTGCTGCTTCTCAGTTGATTCTTGTGTCGGTTCCAGACCAAGGGGCCGGTGCTGACCCGATAGCCAAAATCTCGTAACCGGTTAGGGAACCGCCGGGCTGCATCGACGTGCCGCGAATGTCCTGGCTCCCTCGGGAGCAGCCATGGCAGCTCAGGATTTCCTGGCAGCCTTAGCGCTCCGACATCTTCAACGAGGATGTCTCCTTCCGGCTGGACGTTCAACCGGCGGACTCTGGCTCCTGGGCTCGACGCCTCACGTCTGAAAGTGGCAAGCATGGTTTCCTGGAGCACATCGTCGAAGACGCCCTCTCGGTCGGAGATGAACTCGAGGTGCACGGGGCTTGCTTCCGCGACAAGGAGTCGGCGAAGATTCTTGAAGTACTGGCCCGAGAGAAAACTCGTCGGCGTGACGAAGGCGACCACGCCGCCTTGGCGGGTGAGTCTCAAGGCCAGATCCGTAAATAGACCGTAGTTGTTGGCGTGGCCGTACAGTCCTCGCTGGAACAGTTGCCTTCGATCCTTGTCAAGCTTCACGCGCCCGTAGGGAGGGTTTCCGATCACGAGGTCGTACCGTTCAGTGGCGATCTCCTCGAGCGCGTCACGCACAGATATGAGCACCGGCAGTACTTCGCCCGCCGCCTCGGCAACCGGTCGGAACACCGTGTCAAGGAAGACTTGAGATAACCATGCGCTGAACCGGTCTATCTCGTATCCGCTTATAGTCCTGCTGAGCAACTCCAGCTTTCTGGACGGTTCGAGAGCCCTGTACTGTGCAAGCTTGGCGGTGGCTACCGGAGCGAGGAACGCTCCACCTCCGCAGGCAGGGTCCAGTACGGCCGCCGTACCAAGGTCGACACCGCATTTTCGAGTCAACTCGAGCAGGCGCCTTGCGAGTGGAGGCGGAGTGAAGTAGATACCGTGCCTGGAGCGGTACTCCCTGGGCAGCAGGGCCGTATATAGCCTCCCCACCACGAAACTCGCATCGAGGGGCGACATCTGAGCGAGCGACTTCCCGAACGGTTCGAGCGCTCCTGAGAGGCGAGGATCGATCTGGACCTCTGCGCCGAAGTCGGCGAGTTCGCGTAAAGGGAGGTCACCACCCTGCTCCAGCCAGTACGTTCGGACCAGGTCGAATATCAGCCCTCTTACCTGTTCGATCGTCAGGGCGGCGGTAGGTAGTGGGAGTTCGCCCAGAAGTCGTGAGGGCCTGTACTTCGATAGGGACATCGCCTGGAGCGATAGTACCACCGGCTCGCCGAACAGCTGCACCGGCGGTGCGGGACGTGTGTCAACGGATGTGCGGGGCATAGCAGGTCTCCTCCTTCGGCTCCTCCTACCTTAAATAGTAAGGCACCCGTATGCCGTGCTGGCCTGTGAATAGGCGCATGCCGGGAGGGGTGCACGGAGATATGGAGGGTGACGGGAGCTCGCCATGGGGCCGGAGGCGAGCGACGAGACGACTCGTTCGCCATCTCGTTCGGCGCCTGTTTCCAGGAGAAGGCCGAACGGCGCCTGAGGGCGTGGGGTCAGGAGTTCGCCACGGTCGAAAGCGGATAGGGCAGTAGTTGGCGCTCCGGTCGGCCAGATGCCGCTCGCGGTTATCATTTGCCGCATGCGCGTTATCAGCGGCAAACGGGCGGCGATCGAGACGTTCGAGAGGCGTGGCTTCACGAGCGACGTCGACGACACGGCAGGCAAGGTACGGGAGATCGTCGAGGACGTTCGGCGGCGCGGCGACGAGGCGGTGCGCGAGTATGGCCAGCGATTCGACGGAGTTCGGATCGAGGAGTTCCGCGTTCCCGAGCGGGAGTTCGACGAGGCCGAGGCGAAGATCGACAGCGAGCTTTCCGCTGCCATCGACCTGGCGGCTGGCAGGATAACGAGCTATTACCGGCACCAGCCGGCGCAAGGGTTCATCGAGGAGGAGCGCGGCGATCTCCTCGGCCAACTCGTGAGGCCGCTCGAGCGGGTGGGCTGTTACGTGCCCGGTGGAACCGCGCCGCTCTTCAGCAGCCTCCTAATGACGGCCGTACCGGCGAAGGTGGCGGGTGTCGACGAGGTGATCGTGGCCACGCCCCCGGGCAGAGGAGGCTCGGTACCGGCCGAGGTACTGGTAGCGGCCCGTCGGGCCGGGGTGGAGAACGTGTTCCGGATCGGAGGAGCCCAAGCGATCGCCGCTATGGCCTACGGCACCGAGAGCGTCCCGCGGGTCGACAAGGTAGTGGGGCCGGGCAACCGCTGGGTCGTGCTCGCCAAGCAGGCGGTCTACGGGGCCGTGGGGATCGAGGCTCTGCCCGGGCCGACCGAGACGCTGGTGTTGGCCGACGGGAGCGCCTCCGTGCGTCACGTGGCTTCGGACCTATTGGCGCAGGCCGAGCACGCGGGCGCCCAGCCGGTGCTGGTGACGACCAGCCGGGAGCTGGCCGAGGCGCTGCCCGGGGCGCTCGAAGAGGCGTTGGCCCGGCTGCCCACCGCCGGCGCCGCCCGAGAGTCGCTCGAGGAGCGCGGCTACCTGGTTCTGGTAGATGACCTCCAGGAGGCGATGGAGGTCGCCAACGCCTACGCGCCGGAGCACCTCTGCCTGCTCGTCGACGACCCGCAGGCCCTGCTGCCGCTGGTCCGCAACGCCGGTGGGGTGTTCCTGGGCCACCGGAGCATGGAGGCGCTGGGCGACTATGTCCTGGGTCCGAGTCACGTGATGCCCACCGGAGGGACGGCCCGCTTCTCATCGTTCGTCAATCTGAACGACTTCCAGAAGCTCATCCCGCTCGTCGGGGTCGGTGAAGAACTTCTGAGCCTGCTGGCCGAGCCCGCCGCTAGAATGGCGCGGGCCGAAGGGCTCGAGGCGCACGCTCGCGCGATCGAGTCGAGAACGGGGTCCGAAGGGGAGTGAAGCCGCCTGCATCGAACGTTGGCCCTCGTGCCGCTCCTGGTAGTCATGTTCCTGCTCCAGGACCTGGTACGCCTGCCGGTGCAGGACGCGCTCCAGATCTGGCGGTACCCGGAGAGCGTCACGTTCCGCTGCCCTGTCGACGCCATCCTCGTCATGGGAGCGGCGCAGTACGACGGGGAACCCTCGCCCGTCTTCCGGAGGCGACTCGACCGGGCCGCTGAACTCTACGCTGCCGGCTGCGCTCGGCAGCTCATCGTGACCGGCGGCTCGCAGAGGGGAGACAGGTTCAGCGAAGGGCAGGCAGGCCT comes from the Trueperaceae bacterium genome and includes:
- a CDS encoding YdcF family protein — protein: MPLLVVMFLLQDLVRLPVQDALQIWRYPESVTFRCPVDAILVMGAAQYDGEPSPVFRRRLDRAAELYAAGCARQLIVTGGSQRGDRFSEGQAGLRYLREAGVPDAVLVAETRSRTSYQNIRNSLPLLDGDELLIVTDDMHAYRSRWLARYFGLDAEVATVATSGNRLMYGARELLSLLAYQSGYMR
- the rpmI gene encoding 50S ribosomal protein L35, yielding MPKLKTHKGTKARVKVTGRGKVTAMRSGKRHLNYKKSGKRIRKGRNDLVVAKPDAERIKALLPYE
- a CDS encoding Eco57I restriction-modification methylase domain-containing protein, which gives rise to MSLSKYRPSRLLGELPLPTAALTIEQVRGLIFDLVRTYWLEQGGDLPLRELADFGAEVQIDPRLSGALEPFGKSLAQMSPLDASFVVGRLYTALLPREYRSRHGIYFTPPPLARRLLELTRKCGVDLGTAAVLDPACGGGAFLAPVATAKLAQYRALEPSRKLELLSRTISGYEIDRFSAWLSQVFLDTVFRPVAEAAGEVLPVLISVRDALEEIATERYDLVIGNPPYGRVKLDKDRRQLFQRGLYGHANNYGLFTDLALRLTRQGGVVAFVTPTSFLSGQYFKNLRRLLVAEASPVHLEFISDREGVFDDVLQETMLATFRREASSPGARVRRLNVQPEGDILVEDVGALRLPGNPELPWLLPREPGHSRHVDAARRFPNRLRDFGYRVSTGPLVWNRHKNQLRSSTGPNRYPLVWAEAVKTDGTFTFSARRRNHLPYFEVRPVKDDWLLVRSPCILLQRTTAKEQRRRLIAAELPQQFLDQHGAAVVENHLNMIWSNGAPTVPPRIIASLLNSQLLDELFRCLSGSVAVSAFELEELPLPPRPVLERYLEYLDSGAPVDVLDEVLESAYRDGFAPTPAPG
- a CDS encoding response regulator; the protein is MTRDTTFILLVEDNQDDIDLTLRALRMHNLANEVVIVRDGAEALDFLFCRGSFAERNPEHMPQLVLLDINLPKLSGLEVLKQVRNNERTKLLPIVMLTTSKQDRDVLDSYLNGANSYVQKPVSFTEFTDAVRQLGIYWLILNEVPWQSQA
- the hisD gene encoding histidinol dehydrogenase, which encodes MRVISGKRAAIETFERRGFTSDVDDTAGKVREIVEDVRRRGDEAVREYGQRFDGVRIEEFRVPEREFDEAEAKIDSELSAAIDLAAGRITSYYRHQPAQGFIEEERGDLLGQLVRPLERVGCYVPGGTAPLFSSLLMTAVPAKVAGVDEVIVATPPGRGGSVPAEVLVAARRAGVENVFRIGGAQAIAAMAYGTESVPRVDKVVGPGNRWVVLAKQAVYGAVGIEALPGPTETLVLADGSASVRHVASDLLAQAEHAGAQPVLVTTSRELAEALPGALEEALARLPTAGAARESLEERGYLVLVDDLQEAMEVANAYAPEHLCLLVDDPQALLPLVRNAGGVFLGHRSMEALGDYVLGPSHVMPTGGTARFSSFVNLNDFQKLIPLVGVGEELLSLLAEPAARMARAEGLEAHARAIESRTGSEGE
- a CDS encoding CoA-binding protein, coding for MTTSSRTSIRDLLEGSRTVAVLGASNRRGRPAYYVPDYLARNGFEVLPVNPNHLGETEWEKEFVASLAELDEPVDIVNVFRRPQDIPPHLDDILSLDPLPRAVWFQLGIRNDDAARKLEEAGIQVIQDRCILVEHRALD
- a CDS encoding 1,4-dihydroxy-6-naphthoate synthase, with amino-acid sequence MPSARLTVGYSPCPNDCFIFYALAHGKIDFEPVDIYLADVEELNQLARRGALEVTKLSYHAFGHLADRYRMLPSGGALGRGVGPLIVTREPLADLSGRTVAVPGGLTTANLLLRLSQSDDIEYREMRYDRIMPAVEAGEVDAGLIIHESRFTYHQHGLVKHLDLGEWWEGVTGKLLPLGGIAALRSLGGARLAELDRAIRASLDYAYEHPDEVEPYVAEHAQEMSREVRQQHIDLYVNRYSRELGAEGRAAVAEFFRRGRERRLLPAVAEDAIFGYVTAE
- the infC gene encoding translation initiation factor IF-3 encodes the protein MKINDQIRARQVRLIGSDGQQQGIVDTREAIRRAREEELDLVLVGEAAQPPVAKLMDYGKYRYELQQEEKEARKRSRQQEMKAIKFRVKIEEHDYETKVNHIRRFLKGGHKVRVVIMFRGRERTHPELGQEILDRVAKDVSEMAAVDQMPTIAGMDMNMTLRPIRD
- the rplT gene encoding 50S ribosomal protein L20, which produces MPRAKTGTVRRAKHKKILKRAKGFWGLRSKSFRIAQQTLLNAADYSYRDRRDKKTVFRRLWIARINAAARKEGLSYSRFVSGLRRSGVELDRKVLADLAVREPEAFRSLVEVAKGA
- a CDS encoding BsuBI/PstI family type II restriction endonuclease — encoded protein: MKFWRVPIVMDLPPLLPRAEIRRRLERIFPEGIDNRNYVIREIAASTVFVMLYLGAVEGAGYYIRPDQVVRMSDEQAARTNDDERLRWRNSSVSKGGSGGWCAKNTREPIRDETLRYGLVQLGAAVELTDVPTTSSKGRYALSEPFADLFRPGLAGEDLDEAISKWQRAALSASAQARLRLLQNAAVETRQGVLVRFPNGETRRLPPGPSSEITRAVAEEFAPRFLSHPGVLWVSESRTKETFRDAQLLRDLGIVIAVDRVLPDMILVDLGEAGEGPLFIFVEVVATDGPITTDRRKQLLTLITSAGYAEEQAAFVTAYLDRDHQAFRKTISSLAWGSCAWFLSEPDNLITMHSADRVERMRDLRF
- a CDS encoding LuxR C-terminal-related transcriptional regulator, with the protein product MAIAGVEERAVVDEAQDLRVLLVEDSTDDAELNQRELQRNGFVVDACRVETREDTLEALRSREWDLVLSDHALPGFSSHEVLELLEELTLDTPCIIVSGAIGEEAAVQLLQGGAVDYVNKDKLYRLGQAVRRALREADSSRARREAEAALRRSEQALRELNESLEQRVEERTKELATQTNLLEAALNTLKDLFFVADTDRRLVRWNRELCLMTGLDDDEVENRRLTVLVHQDDREAMEQWYMRVLEEGAATVEAQLLVESGAYVPYEFTGARLRDGEGQPMGVCGIARNISARRQTEQHLKQAIREVIDDATWFAQSVLEKMTQVSSTRTSPSIMASDLTEREREVIELIAKGMKNNQIAKELGLSYATVRNYVARIYGKLDVHSRAEAVIWARERGFGNE